The Caulifigura coniformis genome includes a region encoding these proteins:
- a CDS encoding HD-GYP domain-containing protein codes for MLATLEPALTSLLRPMAIERAPERKSVLPSVAPATALIMLIDDEPINIKVARRYLQEAGYKDFIAITDSTIALDEITAHKPDVIVLDVMMPRINGIELLTSIRSNPQTAHIPVLILTANCERETRLKALDAGATDFLEKPVDPAELLPRVRNSLTIKAHHDHLERQAEELEAAVQKRTAELAASRLEVVQCLARAAEFRDDNTGRHVIRVGRYAGVIARSLGLADEFVNLLELAAQLHDVGKIGIPDSILLKAGSLTPDEFDMVQRHCGFGKRVFESATEQDSMMLRQHSKLGAQMLNCTSSPLIQIAARTALTHHERWDGTGYPLGLAGEDIPIEGRIVAVADVFDALSSRRPYKPAFPLTKCFQILEEGRGKHFDPQILDAFESARNEIVQIQLEYADVN; via the coding sequence ATGCTTGCTACCCTGGAACCTGCGCTCACTTCGTTGCTTCGCCCCATGGCGATTGAGCGCGCGCCTGAACGGAAGTCCGTCCTCCCCTCCGTGGCTCCCGCCACGGCGTTGATCATGCTCATCGATGATGAGCCGATCAACATCAAGGTTGCCCGCCGCTATCTCCAGGAAGCGGGATACAAGGACTTCATCGCGATCACCGATTCGACGATTGCCCTGGACGAGATCACCGCACATAAGCCCGACGTGATCGTGCTCGACGTGATGATGCCGAGAATCAACGGCATCGAACTGCTGACGTCGATCCGCTCGAACCCGCAGACCGCGCACATTCCGGTCCTGATTCTCACCGCCAACTGCGAACGCGAAACGCGGCTGAAGGCCCTCGACGCCGGAGCGACCGACTTTCTCGAGAAACCGGTCGACCCGGCCGAACTGCTCCCTCGCGTCCGCAACTCCCTCACCATCAAGGCCCACCACGACCATCTCGAGCGGCAGGCCGAGGAACTGGAAGCCGCCGTCCAGAAGCGCACGGCCGAACTGGCCGCGTCGCGCCTGGAAGTGGTGCAATGCCTCGCCCGGGCTGCGGAATTCCGCGATGACAATACAGGTCGCCACGTCATTCGCGTGGGACGCTACGCGGGCGTGATCGCCCGTTCGCTGGGACTGGCGGATGAGTTCGTCAACCTGCTGGAACTCGCTGCGCAGCTTCACGACGTCGGCAAGATCGGCATCCCCGACAGCATCCTGCTGAAGGCCGGCTCGCTGACGCCCGACGAGTTCGACATGGTCCAGCGGCACTGCGGATTCGGCAAGCGGGTGTTCGAAAGCGCGACCGAGCAGGACAGCATGATGCTGCGGCAACACTCCAAGCTCGGCGCGCAGATGCTCAACTGCACGTCCTCGCCGCTGATCCAGATCGCCGCCCGCACGGCCCTGACCCATCACGAACGCTGGGACGGCACGGGCTATCCGCTCGGTCTTGCCGGGGAGGATATCCCCATCGAGGGAAGGATCGTCGCCGTCGCGGACGTGTTTGACGCCCTCAGCAGCCGCCGTCCCTACAAGCCCGCATTCCCTCTCACGAAGTGCTTCCAGATCCTGGAAGAAGGTCGCGGCAAGCACTTCGATCCTCAGATTCTGGACGCTTTCGAGAGCGCGCGGAACGAGATCGTGCAGATTCAGCTGGAGTATGCAGACGTGAATTGA
- a CDS encoding glycosyltransferase family 2 protein — MESNPPVSSLRPYSREWYEQHHATLGEGPCRQLGIYCLPDNFVLSVVIPVYNERNTLPLLLDKVKAVPIPKEIVLVDDCSKDGTTDLLREYATRPNDDPMNRLSVHFHDVNQGKGAAVRTGFLKATGNAMIIQDADLEYDPSEIPRLLQPIVEGRADVVFGSRFLGDQPHRVLYYWHYLGNRFLTTLSNCFTNLNLTDMETCYKLFTREVIQKVAPNLKQNRFGIEPEITARVARARYKVFEMSISYSGRTYKEGKKIGWKDGFQALYCIVRYGLAD, encoded by the coding sequence ATGGAATCGAATCCACCTGTGTCGTCACTCCGTCCATACTCCCGCGAATGGTATGAGCAGCATCACGCGACTCTGGGAGAAGGCCCCTGCCGTCAGCTGGGCATCTACTGCCTGCCGGACAACTTCGTCCTCTCGGTCGTGATCCCGGTCTACAACGAGCGCAATACGCTTCCGTTGCTGCTGGACAAGGTGAAAGCCGTCCCGATCCCCAAGGAGATCGTGCTCGTCGACGACTGCAGCAAGGACGGAACAACCGATCTGCTCAGGGAATATGCGACGCGTCCGAATGACGACCCGATGAACCGGTTGTCCGTCCACTTCCACGATGTGAACCAGGGCAAGGGGGCGGCCGTCCGGACCGGCTTCCTCAAGGCGACGGGCAACGCGATGATCATCCAGGACGCCGACCTGGAATATGACCCATCCGAGATTCCGCGGCTGCTGCAGCCGATCGTGGAAGGGCGGGCGGACGTGGTGTTCGGCAGCAGGTTCCTGGGGGACCAGCCGCACCGGGTGCTGTACTACTGGCACTACCTGGGGAACCGGTTTCTGACGACGCTGTCGAACTGCTTCACGAACCTGAACCTGACCGACATGGAGACGTGCTACAAGCTGTTCACCCGGGAGGTGATCCAGAAGGTGGCGCCGAACCTGAAGCAGAACCGGTTCGGGATCGAGCCGGAGATCACGGCCCGCGTGGCCCGGGCGCGGTACAAGGTGTTCGAGATGTCGATCAGCTACAGCGGCCGGACGTACAAAGAGGGGAAGAAGATCGGCTGGAAGGACGGGTTCCAGGCGCTGTACTGTATCGTCCGATACGGACTCGCCGACTGA
- a CDS encoding cyanophycin metabolism-associated ABC transporter, with protein sequence MTPQPSPSAGIGSLAPGWRASVERALLSDERLLGFLDIDLDPDRRFSPGLLVLTDGRWLAWVGSSPLVETDVRRLQHIELHDYGSLSELVVQWADQQTTRYPLSATRREAARAFVEQVERFLRGGLSEDLPPDARCEKCGGPLGPGGECPECHVSDAPPAVRSIMRLARFARPWAAYSALGVALTITSTAAALVWPYLTGQLVDDLSARGPDVRSLIVRSLLGLGVASLVACVLGWARTWVLSWVSERISADLRVATYRHLQSLSLTYFSGKRTGDLIARVSQDTDRICYFLSVNAIDFACDALTLIITAIILLWIDPLFALITLAPLPIIAWAVQIVRNRLRGGFAAGGRAWGEMTSVLADTIPGIRVVKAFAQERREVERFKSANQRVLDANDRVNQTWSLFGPLIILLTDAGLLIVWAFGAWWVINDRLTVGELTAFALYLTRFYGRLESMSRMIAAVQRAAASAHRIFEILDMPPDAPVTRTSRSIGRVEGRIEFRNIGFSYGNRQVIRDVSLDVRPGEMVGLVGPSGSGKTTLVNLACRFYDITSGAILVDGNDIRDLKIEDYRRNIGLVLQEPFLFYGSIAENIAYGKPEATRAEIIAAARAARAHDFILKQIDGYDAIVGERGQQLSGGERQRISIARALLIDPALLILDEATSAVDTETERDIQLALENLIRGRTTIAIAHRLSTLHKADRIVVLENGQIVEVGPHQELLERGGAYARLYQAQLRDVE encoded by the coding sequence GTGACTCCTCAGCCTTCTCCCTCTGCTGGCATCGGCTCGCTCGCCCCAGGCTGGCGTGCGAGCGTCGAGCGCGCGCTGCTGAGTGACGAGCGGCTGCTGGGCTTTCTCGACATCGATCTCGATCCGGATCGGCGGTTCAGCCCGGGGCTGCTCGTCCTGACCGACGGACGCTGGCTCGCCTGGGTGGGGAGTTCTCCGCTTGTCGAGACCGACGTCCGACGACTCCAGCACATCGAACTGCACGACTACGGTTCGCTGAGCGAACTGGTCGTCCAGTGGGCCGATCAGCAGACGACTCGCTACCCGCTGTCGGCCACGCGGCGTGAAGCGGCGCGGGCGTTCGTGGAGCAGGTCGAACGGTTCTTGCGCGGCGGACTTTCGGAGGACCTCCCGCCGGATGCGCGCTGCGAGAAATGCGGCGGACCGCTCGGGCCGGGAGGCGAATGCCCGGAATGCCATGTCTCGGACGCGCCGCCGGCGGTGCGCTCGATCATGCGGCTGGCGCGGTTCGCGCGTCCCTGGGCCGCCTACAGCGCGCTTGGCGTTGCCCTGACGATCACGAGCACGGCGGCCGCCCTGGTCTGGCCGTACCTGACGGGGCAACTGGTGGACGACCTGAGCGCGCGGGGGCCGGACGTCCGGTCGCTGATCGTCCGGTCGCTGCTGGGCCTTGGTGTGGCGTCGCTCGTGGCGTGCGTGCTGGGCTGGGCGCGGACGTGGGTGCTGTCGTGGGTCAGCGAGCGGATCAGCGCGGACCTGCGCGTGGCGACATATCGTCATCTGCAGTCGCTGTCGCTCACATACTTCAGCGGCAAACGGACGGGCGACCTGATCGCTCGAGTCAGCCAGGACACCGACCGCATCTGCTACTTCCTGTCGGTCAACGCGATCGACTTTGCCTGTGACGCCCTGACGCTGATCATCACCGCGATCATCCTGCTGTGGATCGATCCGCTGTTCGCGCTGATCACCCTCGCACCGCTGCCGATCATCGCATGGGCTGTGCAGATCGTGCGCAATCGGCTGCGGGGCGGATTTGCGGCCGGAGGCAGGGCCTGGGGTGAAATGACCTCGGTCCTTGCGGACACGATCCCGGGAATCCGCGTCGTGAAGGCGTTTGCGCAGGAACGACGCGAAGTCGAACGGTTCAAGTCCGCGAATCAGAGAGTGCTCGACGCGAACGACCGCGTGAACCAGACCTGGTCACTCTTCGGTCCGCTGATCATCCTGCTGACGGACGCCGGCCTGCTGATCGTGTGGGCCTTCGGAGCGTGGTGGGTCATCAACGACCGGCTGACGGTCGGCGAACTGACGGCCTTCGCTCTCTACCTCACGCGGTTCTATGGCCGGCTGGAATCGATGAGCCGGATGATCGCAGCGGTGCAGCGGGCCGCGGCGAGTGCGCACCGCATCTTCGAGATCCTTGATATGCCGCCCGATGCTCCGGTCACGCGAACGTCGCGCAGCATTGGCCGGGTCGAGGGACGGATCGAGTTCCGGAATATCGGCTTCAGCTATGGCAACCGGCAGGTGATCCGGGATGTCTCCCTGGACGTCCGGCCGGGGGAGATGGTCGGCCTGGTCGGTCCCAGCGGTTCTGGGAAGACGACCCTCGTCAACCTGGCCTGTCGATTCTACGACATCACGTCGGGCGCGATCCTCGTCGACGGCAACGACATCCGCGACCTGAAGATCGAAGACTACCGGAGGAATATCGGGCTGGTGCTCCAGGAGCCGTTCCTGTTTTACGGCTCGATCGCCGAGAACATTGCCTACGGGAAGCCAGAGGCGACCCGGGCCGAGATCATCGCCGCCGCACGGGCGGCCCGCGCGCACGACTTTATTCTCAAGCAGATCGACGGCTACGACGCGATTGTCGGCGAGCGGGGCCAGCAGCTTTCCGGCGGGGAACGCCAGCGGATCTCGATCGCGCGGGCTTTGCTCATCGACCCGGCCCTGCTGATCCTCGATGAGGCGACGTCGGCAGTCGACACCGAGACGGAACGCGACATTCAGCTGGCGCTGGAGAACCTGATTCGCGGGCGGACGACGATTGCGATCGCGCACCGCCTCAGCACGCTGCACAAGGCGGACCGGATCGTCGTGCTGGAAAACGGGCAGATCGTTGAAGTCGGCCCGCACCAGGAACTGCTGGAACGCGGCGGAGCGTACGCCCGGCTGTACCAGGCGCAGCTCCGCGACGTGGAATAG
- a CDS encoding Hsp70 family protein: MAGRDATPVYAAGIDLGTTYSCLSYLTPQGQPVACPNEEGEMTTPSVVLFDGDEIVVGSEALRNAVAQPERVVQHAKRYMGDSHKCWVVDGQVYTPVDISALIIRKLLSGAEARLGARLRHAVITVPAQFSDFQRQRTIEAGHKAGLERVDIINEPVAASLCYVLGEGMWFAELANDQTVMVFDLGGGTFDLSLVRYNKQQVTVVASGGNLNLGGIDWNAALEKWACEQFLQETPGEDPRLDLHTMQALANDVEQAKRALSVRPRATVTVQHAGRRKSFGVARESFEKLTQGLVDKARDVTEQLLRAHKVEIEGRASNSKHAGWAHVNAVLVTGGASRMPMIRDMLQRISGTTLNTTLSPDQSIAHGAAYYSGMLLSGQKLSASVLNKQATARLAKFKQQSITARALGIVVRDKSTGQRLAHYLIPANTSLPVAARQSFGTVTPDQRRVSLHIVESGASPDDPYLDIGECVVDELPPELPEATPIEVTIRYDEQARVHVSAREPRSGRNAKTTITRTENLKHLPAQPSSDISPLDTPVLTAARKGSPIPVALPPLPPPAPPQPKSQRPAAATPARPVNPGARQRLEEADRPIPLCNSCGEPFDARGRCPGCGTTLNSSTPPRATSRKPVIKPTPPKGMPAVKSSKPRQLPESLGDPDTVKLPPPKSKKPGSRGSTKDDGGDDFWNSLT; this comes from the coding sequence ATGGCTGGACGCGATGCGACGCCCGTGTATGCGGCTGGAATCGATCTGGGCACCACGTACTCCTGTCTCTCCTACCTGACCCCCCAGGGTCAGCCGGTCGCCTGCCCCAATGAAGAAGGCGAAATGACGACCCCTTCGGTCGTCCTCTTCGATGGCGATGAGATCGTCGTCGGCTCCGAGGCGCTCCGGAACGCTGTCGCCCAGCCGGAACGCGTCGTCCAGCATGCGAAACGCTACATGGGCGATTCCCACAAATGCTGGGTCGTTGACGGCCAGGTCTACACGCCCGTCGACATCTCCGCCCTGATCATCCGGAAGCTGCTCAGCGGTGCGGAAGCGCGGCTGGGCGCGCGATTGCGGCATGCGGTCATCACGGTTCCGGCCCAGTTCAGCGACTTTCAGCGGCAGCGGACAATCGAAGCGGGCCATAAGGCCGGGCTGGAACGGGTCGACATCATCAACGAACCGGTCGCCGCGTCGCTCTGCTACGTCCTCGGTGAAGGGATGTGGTTCGCCGAACTGGCCAACGACCAGACCGTGATGGTGTTCGACCTGGGCGGCGGCACGTTCGACCTGTCACTCGTGCGTTACAACAAGCAACAGGTCACTGTCGTCGCCAGTGGCGGAAATCTGAACCTGGGGGGCATCGACTGGAACGCGGCCCTTGAGAAATGGGCCTGCGAACAGTTCCTGCAGGAAACTCCCGGAGAAGACCCGCGCCTCGACCTGCACACGATGCAGGCACTGGCCAACGACGTCGAACAGGCCAAGCGGGCGCTCAGCGTGCGGCCGCGGGCGACGGTGACGGTGCAGCATGCCGGACGACGGAAGTCGTTCGGCGTGGCCCGGGAATCGTTCGAGAAGCTGACGCAGGGACTCGTCGACAAGGCACGCGACGTGACGGAGCAGTTGCTGCGGGCGCACAAGGTCGAGATCGAAGGCCGCGCCAGCAACAGCAAACACGCCGGCTGGGCCCATGTGAACGCAGTTCTCGTGACGGGCGGCGCGTCGCGCATGCCGATGATCCGCGACATGCTCCAGCGCATCAGCGGGACCACGCTCAATACCACGCTCTCTCCCGACCAGTCGATCGCCCATGGCGCGGCCTATTACTCCGGCATGCTGCTCAGCGGCCAGAAACTCTCCGCGTCGGTGTTGAACAAGCAGGCGACCGCCCGGCTGGCGAAGTTCAAGCAGCAGAGCATCACGGCCCGGGCCCTCGGGATCGTCGTCCGCGACAAATCGACCGGACAGCGCCTCGCCCACTACCTCATCCCGGCGAATACTTCCCTCCCCGTCGCGGCCCGCCAGAGTTTCGGGACCGTGACTCCCGATCAGCGCCGAGTGAGCCTGCATATCGTCGAAAGCGGAGCCTCGCCCGACGATCCCTACCTCGACATCGGGGAGTGCGTCGTCGACGAACTCCCGCCGGAACTTCCGGAAGCGACGCCGATCGAGGTCACCATCCGCTACGACGAACAGGCCCGCGTGCACGTCTCGGCCCGGGAACCCCGCAGCGGCCGGAATGCGAAGACGACGATCACCCGCACTGAGAACCTGAAGCATCTTCCGGCCCAGCCGAGTTCCGACATCAGTCCGCTCGATACGCCCGTCCTCACCGCGGCCCGGAAAGGATCACCAATTCCCGTTGCGCTCCCGCCGCTTCCTCCGCCCGCTCCGCCGCAACCGAAGTCCCAGCGGCCAGCGGCGGCGACGCCGGCACGCCCGGTAAATCCCGGGGCCCGTCAGCGTCTGGAAGAAGCCGATCGCCCGATCCCCCTTTGCAACTCCTGTGGCGAGCCGTTCGACGCCCGGGGGCGTTGCCCTGGATGTGGAACGACGCTGAATTCGTCGACTCCGCCGAGGGCCACCTCCCGAAAACCGGTGATCAAGCCGACGCCTCCCAAAGGCATGCCGGCAGTCAAGTCGTCGAAGCCCCGACAGCTCCCCGAATCACTGGGCGATCCGGACACCGTCAAACTCCCTCCGCCAAAATCAAAGAAGCCCGGCTCGCGAGGCTCGACGAAGGACGACGGCGGCGACGACTTCTGGAATTCGCTGACCTGA
- a CDS encoding GGDEF domain-containing protein has product MEAPITLMPSAACPGKAAALTVHHHVNTHPVVLPCRMLLHEALERFDLAAHPYFLLADDAGMLIGVLAPEEIASRIGSWNEIERKRWADMPLEGLLKTRMEAGHFLDGPADPVPAITTATVPCTVLIEGGRLIGVMTSDDLLLSWRTAESTLRTALVDAVTQLPNRLVFHQRLNEELERAQRIRHSIGVILVDVDHFKQINDEFGHASGDLVLRSVARCLQNTMRSYDHVARYGGDEFAVICSGCRPGEIDLPLKRLHRAVEEMRKRSSIFERVTVSVGAAVAHAPEMVGKPQELVDSADQCLYQAKANGRNCEYKRESRERPLHASEIVPLTPATPKHQMQTC; this is encoded by the coding sequence ATGGAAGCTCCCATCACCCTCATGCCCTCCGCAGCGTGTCCCGGCAAGGCGGCGGCACTCACGGTGCACCATCACGTCAACACGCACCCGGTGGTTCTTCCCTGTCGCATGCTTCTGCACGAGGCGCTGGAGCGTTTCGACCTCGCCGCGCACCCCTACTTCCTGCTGGCCGACGACGCGGGCATGCTGATCGGCGTCCTCGCTCCCGAGGAAATCGCCTCACGCATCGGCTCGTGGAACGAGATCGAGCGGAAACGCTGGGCCGATATGCCGCTGGAAGGCCTTCTCAAGACGAGGATGGAGGCCGGTCATTTCCTGGATGGGCCTGCCGATCCGGTTCCAGCAATCACGACGGCGACCGTCCCGTGCACGGTCCTTATCGAAGGGGGACGTCTGATCGGCGTCATGACCTCGGATGACCTGCTGCTCAGCTGGCGGACCGCGGAATCAACGCTGCGGACGGCCCTCGTCGACGCGGTCACGCAGCTTCCCAATCGGCTCGTTTTTCACCAGCGCCTGAACGAAGAACTCGAGCGGGCCCAGCGCATCCGCCATTCGATCGGCGTGATCCTGGTCGACGTCGATCACTTCAAGCAGATCAACGACGAATTCGGACACGCCTCCGGAGATCTCGTGCTGCGATCGGTCGCCAGGTGTCTGCAGAACACGATGCGTTCGTACGACCATGTCGCCCGCTATGGCGGGGATGAATTCGCCGTGATCTGTTCCGGCTGCCGCCCGGGAGAAATCGACCTGCCACTGAAGCGGCTGCATCGGGCCGTCGAGGAAATGCGGAAGCGCTCTTCGATCTTCGAGCGGGTGACGGTGTCGGTCGGCGCTGCCGTCGCCCATGCGCCCGAGATGGTCGGGAAACCGCAGGAACTGGTCGACTCGGCCGATCAGTGTCTTTACCAGGCCAAGGCGAATGGACGCAACTGCGAGTACAAGCGCGAGAGTCGCGAACGTCCGTTGCACGCGTCCGAGATCGTCCCGCTGACGCCCGCCACGCCGAAACATCAAATGCAGACGTGCTGA
- a CDS encoding HEAT repeat domain-containing protein, with the protein MDRRYAVPAVAVSVLLLAGREACADLARLKNGGEVRGAFVGESIRNQPLTMETLLGGRIVLPAEAVESSARRRPEVEEYVTRSRSIPKTVEAHWELAEWCKAQQLTSQREEQLEALLELDPTHTLAHRGLDHVLHQGEWMTRDESMRAQGYIKHKGKYLTRQEIDLLEKTTAQRQAEQAWYPRVRLWKGWVLGSHQGRQMDGLSNLRSIDDEDAIPALEDFLSDVPQIALRQLYIERLSAMRGVKPVACLVRSSLRDVDSQIRQAAFEGLAADQREAAIPYYIEALTDAQNPVVNRAAIALGGIGDFRVVPALTRALVTSHKISYDAPVQDNVSLGRTSDGRYSIGGQSGVALPPNIELLLRTGQLPYGVQVVNPQGIKTRRVSVRVNVRNEDVLASLQKLTQQDFGYDENAWQLYWDAYRSGKGKL; encoded by the coding sequence ATGGATCGTAGATACGCTGTGCCGGCCGTCGCGGTTTCGGTCCTGCTGCTGGCGGGCCGCGAAGCATGCGCCGATCTCGCACGCCTGAAGAACGGCGGCGAAGTTCGTGGCGCCTTCGTCGGAGAGAGTATCCGGAATCAGCCGTTGACGATGGAGACGCTGCTCGGCGGGCGGATTGTGCTTCCCGCCGAGGCCGTGGAATCGAGCGCCCGGCGCAGGCCGGAGGTCGAGGAATACGTCACGCGTTCCCGCTCAATCCCGAAGACCGTTGAGGCCCACTGGGAACTGGCTGAATGGTGCAAGGCGCAGCAGCTCACCAGCCAGCGGGAAGAACAGCTCGAAGCCCTGCTCGAACTCGACCCGACCCACACGCTGGCCCACCGCGGTCTCGACCACGTTCTCCACCAGGGAGAGTGGATGACGCGCGACGAGTCGATGCGCGCGCAAGGGTACATCAAACACAAGGGCAAGTATCTCACCCGGCAGGAAATCGATCTCCTCGAGAAAACGACGGCGCAGCGTCAGGCCGAGCAGGCCTGGTACCCCAGGGTCCGCCTGTGGAAGGGCTGGGTGCTCGGAAGCCATCAAGGCCGCCAGATGGATGGCCTCTCGAACCTGCGATCGATCGACGATGAAGACGCCATTCCCGCACTGGAAGACTTCCTGTCCGACGTTCCCCAGATCGCTCTCCGGCAGTTGTATATCGAACGTCTGTCTGCCATGCGCGGCGTGAAGCCGGTCGCCTGTCTCGTTCGTTCGTCGCTGCGGGATGTCGATTCCCAGATCCGGCAGGCGGCGTTCGAAGGCCTCGCCGCCGACCAGCGCGAGGCGGCGATCCCCTACTACATTGAAGCTCTCACAGACGCCCAGAATCCGGTGGTCAACCGGGCCGCCATCGCCCTCGGCGGGATTGGTGATTTCCGCGTCGTCCCCGCCCTGACCCGCGCCCTCGTCACCAGCCACAAGATCTCCTACGACGCCCCCGTCCAGGACAACGTGAGCCTCGGACGCACTTCCGACGGACGGTATTCCATCGGCGGCCAGTCAGGCGTCGCGCTGCCGCCCAATATCGAACTGCTCCTGCGGACCGGACAGCTCCCCTATGGCGTCCAGGTCGTCAATCCCCAGGGGATCAAGACCCGCCGCGTCTCCGTCCGCGTGAACGTCCGCAACGAAGACGTCCTCGCGTCGCTGCAGAAACTGACCCAGCAGGACTTCGGTTACGACGAAAACGCCTGGCAGCTCTACTGGGACGCCTACCGCAGCGGAAAGGGAAAGCTGTAA
- a CDS encoding branched-chain amino acid aminotransferase: MYRVATALLNDEAGFIVSAELVLISTITVIGLVVGLSEVSININNELEDVGSAFGALNQSYSYAGACGHKGSSTGTCFTDEKDFCDSQNDINCDGHVRGEGPKW, translated from the coding sequence ATGTACCGCGTTGCCACCGCCCTGCTGAACGACGAGGCCGGCTTCATCGTCTCCGCCGAACTCGTCCTGATCTCGACCATCACCGTCATCGGCCTGGTCGTCGGACTCTCGGAAGTCTCCATCAACATCAACAACGAACTCGAAGACGTTGGCTCCGCCTTCGGTGCCCTGAACCAGTCGTACTCCTACGCCGGTGCCTGCGGACACAAGGGTTCCTCCACCGGCACCTGCTTCACCGACGAGAAGGACTTCTGCGACAGCCAGAACGACATCAACTGCGACGGCCACGTCCGCGGCGAAGGCCCGAAGTGGTAA
- a CDS encoding 3-keto-disaccharide hydrolase, whose amino-acid sequence MPRLTRRTCFTSAAMLIAVTGLYAQSREWKSGVNWPEPKIVTPGEGVAPPSDAIVLFDGKSLDAWKGADGWVVKDGYASPTKGDIATKQEFSDCQLHIEFATPEAVKGDGQGRGNSGVFLCGEFEVQVLDSYENKTYFDGQCGGIYKQRPPLVNACRKPGEWQSYDIIFHAPQFHDDGELKRPATITVLQNNVLVQDHLELLGDTPYVRAPRYNPEVTKGPIKLQNHGNPVKFRNIWIRELGAPQI is encoded by the coding sequence ATGCCTCGACTGACTCGCCGGACCTGCTTCACTTCGGCCGCAATGCTCATCGCTGTGACGGGCCTGTATGCCCAGAGCCGCGAATGGAAGAGCGGCGTCAACTGGCCCGAGCCGAAGATCGTCACTCCGGGTGAAGGGGTCGCTCCCCCTTCGGACGCCATCGTCCTGTTCGACGGCAAGTCGCTCGACGCCTGGAAAGGAGCGGATGGCTGGGTGGTGAAGGACGGATACGCCAGCCCCACGAAAGGCGACATTGCAACGAAACAGGAATTCTCCGACTGCCAGCTGCACATCGAGTTCGCCACTCCGGAAGCGGTGAAAGGGGATGGGCAGGGACGCGGCAACAGCGGCGTGTTCCTGTGCGGCGAGTTCGAAGTTCAGGTCCTCGATTCGTACGAGAACAAGACCTATTTCGACGGCCAGTGCGGCGGCATCTACAAGCAGCGGCCCCCGCTCGTGAATGCCTGCAGGAAGCCAGGCGAGTGGCAGTCATACGACATCATCTTCCACGCGCCGCAATTCCATGACGACGGAGAGCTGAAGCGTCCGGCAACGATCACGGTCCTGCAAAACAACGTGCTGGTGCAGGATCATCTCGAGCTGCTCGGCGACACGCCGTACGTCCGCGCTCCGCGCTACAACCCGGAGGTCACCAAAGGCCCCATCAAGCTGCAGAACCACGGCAACCCCGTGAAGTTCCGGAACATCTGGATTCGAGAACTCGGCGCTCCGCAGATCTGA
- a CDS encoding ABC transporter ATP-binding protein: protein MEYAAQIIDLHKEYDLGPVKVHALRGVTIDIPNGDFLAIMGTSGSGKSTLLNLLGALDRPTSGQYILRGQDVAQLEDDRLSEIRNQEIGFIFQSFNLIAQYTVLENIEVPLLYRPGYPPLTAADHERCLEVANLVGLGERLDHKPFQLSGGQQQRVAIARSLINNPAIIMADEPTGNLDSATGTEIMKFLCKLNEQGRTIIMVTHEPSIARQAKRAIYMKDGLVAGEGVFPG, encoded by the coding sequence GTGGAATACGCGGCCCAGATCATCGACCTGCACAAGGAATACGACCTTGGTCCGGTCAAAGTCCACGCCCTGCGGGGGGTGACGATCGATATCCCCAATGGCGATTTCCTGGCCATCATGGGAACGTCGGGCAGCGGGAAGAGCACGCTGCTGAACCTGCTCGGCGCGCTGGACCGTCCGACCAGTGGCCAATACATCCTCCGCGGACAGGATGTCGCTCAATTGGAAGACGACCGGCTCTCCGAGATCCGCAATCAGGAAATCGGATTCATCTTCCAGTCGTTCAACCTGATCGCCCAATACACGGTTCTCGAGAACATTGAAGTTCCGCTGCTGTACCGGCCCGGCTATCCGCCGCTGACGGCCGCCGATCATGAACGCTGCCTGGAAGTGGCCAATCTCGTGGGGCTGGGCGAGCGCCTCGACCACAAGCCGTTCCAGCTCTCCGGTGGTCAGCAGCAGCGCGTGGCCATTGCCCGCTCACTCATCAATAACCCGGCCATCATCATGGCGGACGAACCGACCGGAAACCTCGATTCCGCGACCGGAACGGAGATCATGAAGTTCCTGTGCAAGCTCAACGAGCAGGGACGAACGATCATCATGGTGACGCACGAGCCATCGATCGCCCGGCAGGCGAAACGGGCCATCTATATGAAAGACGGCCTCGTGGCCGGTGAGGGCGTGTTCCCCGGATAG